A genomic segment from Aegilops tauschii subsp. strangulata cultivar AL8/78 chromosome 1, Aet v6.0, whole genome shotgun sequence encodes:
- the LOC141034251 gene encoding protein FAR-RED IMPAIRED RESPONSE 1-like, protein MNLLGEMKANDPDFNYTVQVNEESRIKTLMWVTSRGCDQYRCFGDAITFDTTYRTNLYDMSFGLFVGVNNHFQSIIFEGAMMRDEKEETFKWIFKEFVCMVGGKHPRTILTGWCAGT, encoded by the coding sequence ATGAACTTGCTTGGGGAGATGAAAGCTAATGATCCAGATTTCAACTACACCGTGCAGGTCAACGAGGAGAGCCGCATAAAGACACTTATGTGGGTGACGAGTAGGGGGTGCGATCAGTACAGGTGTTTCGGAGATGCAATAACATTTGACACCACCTATAGGACAAACTTGTATGATATGTCGTTTGGTCTGTTTGTCGGCGTCAACAACCACTTCCAGAGCATAATTTTCGAGGGAGCGATGATGAGAGACGAGAAAGAGGAAACATTcaagtggatattcaaggagtttgTCTGTATGGTCGGTGGGAAACACCCGCGGACAATACTTACAGGTTGGTGTGCCGGCACGTGA